From the genome of Malus domestica chromosome 04, GDT2T_hap1, one region includes:
- the LOC103424928 gene encoding uncharacterized protein, which yields MTFRFIDVGASSPSSSFSSRAPNCNQLSCFFSSVPSKAPYLHRPSNTSSLSLSRSRMDCSLRAAIEDTNGTCHGKVEIGHSILTALSPLDGRYWGKVKELAPFMSEYALIYYRVFVEIKWLLKLSQIPEVTEVPSFSGDAQSYLQGIIDGFSVDDAAEIKKIEKITNHDVKAVEYFLKQKCSSHPEIAKVLEFFHFACTSEDINNLAHALMLKDAINNVMFPVMDELVEAICDMSKDNASVPMLSRTHGQTASPTTLGKEMAIFAVRLSIQRRRISQVEIMGKFAGAVGNYNAHLVAYPDVDWPQIAEEFVTSLGVSFNPYVTQIETHDEEEAKTLESSPIPCL from the exons ATGACCTTCCGATTCATCGACGTCGGAGCctcttctccttcctcttctttttcttctaggGCTCCGAACTGCAACCAACTCTCCTGCTTCTTCAGTTCTGTGCCATCCAAAGCCCCATACCTTCATCGTCCTTCCAACACTTCTTCTTTGTCACTCTCTCGGAGCCGCATGGACTGCTCTCTAAGAGCCGCCATCGAAGATACCAATGGTACATGCCACGGCAAAGTCGAAATCGGGCATTCGATTTTGACGGCTTTGTCGCCGTTGGACGGCCGTTATTGGGGTAAAGTCAAGGAATTGGCTCCTTTTATGAGCGAATATGCCCTAATCTACTACAGAGTTTTCGTTGAG ATAAAATGGCTGTTGAAACTTTCACAAATCCCTGAGGTCACAGAGGTGCCCAGTTTCAGTGGAGATGCTCAATCTTACTTGCAAGGAATCATCGATGGATTTAGCGTCGATGATGCAGCGGAAATAAAGAAGATTGAGAAAATTACTAATCATGATGTGAAAGCAGTGGAGTATTTTTTGAAACAGAAATGCAGTTCGCATCCAGAGATAGCTAAG GTGCTTGAGTTTTTCCATTTTGCTTGCACATCTGAGGACATCAACAATCTTGCTCATGCGTTGATGTTGAAAGATGCTATCAACAATGTTATGTTTCCCGTCATGGATGAGTTGGTTGAGGCAATTTGTGACATGTCAAAGGATAACGCGTCCGTTCCCATGCTTTCTCGCACGCACGGTCAGACTGCCTCACCCACCACTTTGGGGAAGGAAATGGCAATTTTCGCTGTCAGGTTAAGCATACAAAGGCGCAGAATTTCTCAGGTTGAAATCATGGGGAAGTTTGCTGGTGCAGTAGGAAATTACAATGCTCATCTTGTTGCATATCCTGATGTTGATTGGCCTCAGATTGCTGAAGAGTTTGTAACATCTCTTGGAGTGAGTTTTAATCCTTACGTTACTCAGATTGAGACTCATGACGAGGAGGAGGCGAAGACGCTTGAGAGCTCTCCAATTCCATGTCTCTGA